From Glycine max cultivar Williams 82 chromosome 11, Glycine_max_v4.0, whole genome shotgun sequence, the proteins below share one genomic window:
- the LOC100797603 gene encoding transcription factor-like protein DPB isoform X1 yields MGTQPQQTFREEEEEEMQGHGTTMSGQSMSTSRSVGSPSSRSEQTMATPASDSTFLRLNHLDIHGDDAGSQGTVAKKKKRGQRAVGGDKSGRGLRQFSMKVCEKVESKGRTTYNEVADELVAEFADPINGVSTPDQQQYDEKNIRRRVYDALNVLMAMDIISKDKKEIQWKGLPRTSLSDIEELKSERLGLRNRIEKKAAYLQELEEQYIGLQKLIQRNEQLYSSGNAPNGGVSLPFILVQTRPHATVEVEISEDMQLVHFDFNSTPFELHDDNYVLKAMKFCERSQNDNTTDNSTDGGEGSSIYAQVPTSVSNPPNRPPSSPPLPGILKARVKNEH; encoded by the exons ATGGGAACACAACCCCAGCAAACATTTcgggaggaagaggaggaggagatgCAAGGCCATGGAACTACGATGTCAGGTCAATCAATGTCAACAAGCAGAAGTGTCGGGTCTCCATCCAGCCGGAGTGAGCAGACAATGGCAACACCTGCTAGTGATAGCACTTTTCTTAGGTTAAACCATCTTGACATACATGGTGATGATGCTGGATCACAGGGCACCGTTGC caagaagaaaaagaggggCCAACGGGCTGTTGGAGGTGATAAGAGTGGAAGAGGTCTCCGTCAATTCAGTATGAAAG TGTGTGAGAAGGTAGAAAGCAAGGGCAGAACAACTTACAATGAG GTAGCTGATGAACTTGTGGCCGAATTTGCTGATCCAATCAATGGTGTTTCAACTCCTGATCAG CAACAATATGATGAGAAAAACATTCGTCGAAGGGTGTATGATGCTTTGAATGTTCTCATGGCAATGGATATTATTTCTAAGGATAAAAAGGAAATTCAATGGAAGGGTCTCCCTCGTACTAGTCTAAGCGATATTGAAGAGCTAAAG TCGGAGCGTCTTGGGCTAAGGAATagaattgaaaagaaagcaGCCTATTTGCAAGAGCTGGAGGAGCAA TACATAGGTCTTCAGAAACTTATACAACGAAATGAGCAACTATATAGCTCAGGAAATGCTCCCAATGGAGGTGTATCTTTGCCCTTCATTCTGGTGCAG ACACGGCCCCATGCAACTGTTGAAGTGGAAATATCAGAAGATATGCAGCTTGTGCATTTTGATTTCAATAG CACTCCCTTTGAGCTGCATGATGATAACTATGTTCTCAAGGCAATGAAATTTTGTGAGAGATCTCAGAATGATAATACAACAGATAATTCTACAGATGGCGGTGAAGGTTCTAGCATATATGCACAGGTTCCTACTTCAGTTTCAAACCCTCCAAATAGGCCTCCTTCATCTCCACCACTCCCTGGAATATTAAAGGCAAGAGTTAAGAACGAGCATTGA
- the LOC100797603 gene encoding transcription factor-like protein DPB isoform X2 has translation MRYSKTERKKKLVADELVAEFADPINGVSTPDQQQYDEKNIRRRVYDALNVLMAMDIISKDKKEIQWKGLPRTSLSDIEELKSERLGLRNRIEKKAAYLQELEEQYIGLQKLIQRNEQLYSSGNAPNGGVSLPFILVQTRPHATVEVEISEDMQLVHFDFNSTPFELHDDNYVLKAMKFCERSQNDNTTDNSTDGGEGSSIYAQVPTSVSNPPNRPPSSPPLPGILKARVKNEH, from the exons ATGAG GTACTCTAAAactgagagaaaaaagaaactg GTAGCTGATGAACTTGTGGCCGAATTTGCTGATCCAATCAATGGTGTTTCAACTCCTGATCAG CAACAATATGATGAGAAAAACATTCGTCGAAGGGTGTATGATGCTTTGAATGTTCTCATGGCAATGGATATTATTTCTAAGGATAAAAAGGAAATTCAATGGAAGGGTCTCCCTCGTACTAGTCTAAGCGATATTGAAGAGCTAAAG TCGGAGCGTCTTGGGCTAAGGAATagaattgaaaagaaagcaGCCTATTTGCAAGAGCTGGAGGAGCAA TACATAGGTCTTCAGAAACTTATACAACGAAATGAGCAACTATATAGCTCAGGAAATGCTCCCAATGGAGGTGTATCTTTGCCCTTCATTCTGGTGCAG ACACGGCCCCATGCAACTGTTGAAGTGGAAATATCAGAAGATATGCAGCTTGTGCATTTTGATTTCAATAG CACTCCCTTTGAGCTGCATGATGATAACTATGTTCTCAAGGCAATGAAATTTTGTGAGAGATCTCAGAATGATAATACAACAGATAATTCTACAGATGGCGGTGAAGGTTCTAGCATATATGCACAGGTTCCTACTTCAGTTTCAAACCCTCCAAATAGGCCTCCTTCATCTCCACCACTCCCTGGAATATTAAAGGCAAGAGTTAAGAACGAGCATTGA
- the LOC100809837 gene encoding uncharacterized protein isoform X1: protein MGLYGIWPAGPNSQPLSLGLDRDRATSRQLVTHSCGRIDRYNTKLLFLLFLVFSVGSNVAINQSAIFTNCFQISVWCLMDPFDDILPTAPAARTRLGAKFIPKAKSKQFPRKGIPASEHSTSSKDGILGNECQNAVASALSMPAEEPKGSVHHTQVEIPNSEDSTNRKQVSVKGDSAALVDDSTITATEVDADQKSMNFLKPICEVTEGDPVYFEGASVTSFVPETNLNNGTTQPVHPANAVENEFNVAAPSATCSAIDRMKEQPKIGEGSFLDSNKLIDNSIQVGTDLGFQGSSDDKIAIIQSNFDSKSNFGKKQEGVSAEFELDPFSNILPYPGAGNVHKFKPKIKPRPRVSNVPAIASDSSNVMMEKSVELPTSCTNDFQFFQSCGDGSGGLNQSASLPLPTSEILRTTELPDKFDDTSSSILSEDNKSLAAAIPSQLDSLNAMLSEDAVHNGTTDWPSSFGKSSREAADIFSGLESLDDFLTQAATGTGKPALHSFNGKGGEENFVTPASSSINSFGECDTTQVQRCPEYHTPQDSLTFNEAAVFNEDDIHTSNRRLETEEIVDLNPACPGDDVIDYQSMKSGEDPTLGIPVHEELTNAADSPTLVDFLHADVTREKEDSNKRKKDGSTSCSLRKNRRCIAGEEDKGAKTSRQLRKQAARKPVNSSLNEDVEDNNDLDPSYNSNGDELQENDDEYEVDYPSRKRRVSNSSQKKPVAKSGKTSQKPKKANDDLEKTEEPPKKFSHSTRRRKRCVDKALLEIPEDELDRLNIPIKDIILLEEHRERLAKKEAMTSNTSSTNQSGGDSLHEAGSYNEGAYDDGAYDDGAYNDEEFLGSEDGRDPYDNQANEGITSTSVLLNYQSFREKKTPRGKWSKQETELFYEAVREMGTDFSVIQKTFFPDKTRHQIKLKYKKEERQQPLQLTDAVNNSAKDHPHSKLFIELLKLASTKAEEYPGRDASDLVMAEEVVDLTAGTHEEVPKAATKKEDADVKAQEDSVAVPSPEQSDDSDDDFQKWSQYKCGY from the exons ATGGGCCTATATGGGATCTGGCCTGCTGGGCCCAATTCCCAGCCGTTAAGTCTCGGACTCGATCGTGATCGTGCCACGAGCAGACAGTTAGTAACGCACTCATGCGGACGCATAGATAGATATAACACCAAAttactctttcttctttttcttgtcttctCTGTTGGGAGCAACGTTGCAATTAATCAAAGTGCAATATTTACAAACTGTTTTCAAATTTCCGTATG GTGCCTCATGGATCCTTTTGATGATATTCTACCAACGGCTCCTGCTGCACGTA CTCGGCTGGGTGCCAAGTTTATTCCAAAGGCCAAATCGAAACAGTTTCCTCGAAAGGGAATACCAGCATCAGAACATTCCACCTCATCTAAAGATGGAATTTTGGGAAATGAATGTCAAAATGCAGTTGCTTCAGCTTTAAGTATGCCAGCGGAAGAACCTAAGGGGTCCGTTCATCATACACAGGTAGAAATTCCAAATTCAGAGGATTCCACAAATCGTAAACAAGTTAGTGTGAAAGGAGATAGTGCAGCCTTGGTAGATGATTCCACAATCACCGCAACTGAAGTTGATGCTGATCAGAAATCTATGAACTTTTTAAAACCAATATGTGAGGTTACTGAG ggAGATCCAGTATATTTTGAGGGGGCCTCAGTCACTAGCTTCGTTCCTGAGACTAACCTCAATAATG GCACAACACAACCAGTTCACCCTGCTAATGCTgtagaaaatgaatttaatgTGGCTGCTCCATCTGCAACATGCTCAGCCATAGATAGGATGAAAGAACAACCTAAAATTGGGGAAGGTTCATTTCTTGATAGCAACAAGCTTATTGACAATTCAATCCAAGTTGGCACGGATTTGGGCTTCCAAGGTTCTTCAGATGATAAGATTGCAATAATTCAGAGCAACTTTGATTCAAAGTCAAACTTTGGAAAAAAACAAGAG GGAGTATCTGCAGAATTTGAATTGGATCCTTTCAGCAACATACTCCCTTATCCTGGTGCTGGGAATG ttCATAAATTTAAACCCAAGATTAAGCCACGACCTAGAGTTAGCAATGTGCCAGCAATTGCTTCTGATTCATCTAATGTTATGATGGAAAAATCTGTTGAATTGCCTACATCTTGCACAAACgactttcaattttttcagtCTTGTGGTGATGGCAGTGGTGGACTAAACCAATCAGCCAGTTTACCTTTGCCAACATCAGAGATTCTTAGGACAACTGAATTACCTGATAAGTTTGATGATACTAGCTCAAGTATTCTCTCTGAAGACAATAAGAGCTTGGCAGCTGCAATTCCTTCCCAACTGGATTCCCTAAATGCCATGCTTTCAGAGGATGCAGTTCATAATGGAACTACAGATTGGCCTTCTAGCTTTGGTAAATCATCCAGAGAG GCTGCAGACATTTTTTCTGGGCTGGAATCCCTTGATGATTTTCTCACCCAGGCTGCCACTGGTACAG GAAAACCAGCCCTTCATTCTTTTAATGGGAAGGGTGGAGAGGAAAATTTTGTCACACCTGCTTCTAGTTCCATTAACTCTTTTGGGGAATGTGATACTACCCAAGTTCAAAGGTGTCCCGAGTATCATACTCCTCAAGATTCATTAACCTTCAATGAAGCTGCAGTCTTCAATGAGGATGATATTCACACTAGCAATAGGAGGTTGGAAACAGAG GAAATTGTGGACTTGAATCCTGCCTGCCCAGGTGATGATGTGATTGATTATCAATCCATGAAATCTGGCGAAGATCCAACTTTGGGAATTCCAGTGCATGAAGAGTTGACAAATGCTGCAGATAGTCCCACATTGGTTGATTTTTTGCATGCAGATGTTACAAGGGAAAAAGAA GATTCcaataagagaaaaaaggatGGCTCAACATCATGTTCTCTAAGGAAGAACAGAAGATGTATTGCTGGTGAGGAGGATAAAGGTGCTAAAACCTCAAGGCAGCTGAGAAAACAAGCAGCTCGTAAACCTGTAAACAGTTCACTCAATGAGGATGTTGAAGATAATAATGACCTTGACCCTTCTTATAATTCTAATGGAGATGAACTTCAAGAAAATGATGACGAGTATGAAGTTGATTATCCATCCAGGAAGAGAAGAGTATCAAATAGTTCACAGAAGAAACCTGTGGCTAAAAGTGGAAAAACATCTCAAAAGCCTAAGAAGGCTAATGATGATTTAGAAAAAACTGAGGAACCTCCCAAAAAGTTCTCTCATTCAACCCGACGAAGAAAAAGATGCG tgGACAAGGCTCTGCTGGAAATTCCTGAGGATGAACTTGATCGTCTAAATATACCTATTAAGGATATTATTTTACTTGAAGAACATAGGGAGCGGCTGGCG AAAAAAGAGGCGATGACTTCAAATACTTCTTCCACCAACCAAAG TGGTGGAGATTCTCTTCATGAGGCTGGTTCTTATAATGAAGGGGCTTATGATGATGGAGCTTATGATGATGGGGCTTATAATGATGAGGAGTTCTTAGGTTCAGAAGATGGTAGAGACCCATATGATAATCAGGCCAATGAAGGGATAACATCAACTTCCGTTTTACTCAATTACCAGTCTTTCAGGGAAAAGAAGACACCTAGGGGAAAATGGTCAAAACAAGAAACTGAACTGTTTTATGAG GCTGTTAGGGAGATGGGAACAGATTTTTCTGTGATACAAAAGACTTTTTTCCCTGATAAAACACGGCATCAAATTAAGTTGAAGTACAAGAAGGAAGAGCGGCAGCAGCCTTTACAGCTAACCGATGCTGTAAATAACAGTGCAAAAG ATCACCCTCATTCTAAGTTGTTTATTGAACTACTAAAACTAGCTTCCACCAAGGCAGAAGAATACCCCGGTAGAGATGCCTCAGATTTGGTGATGGCGGAGGAGGTTGTGGACCTAACCGCTGGAACTCAT GAAGAGGTTCCGAAGGCTGCAACAAAAAAGGAGGATGCCGATGTTAAAGCACAGGAAGATTCTGTGGCAGTTCCTAGTCCAGAGCAATCTGATGACAGTGACGATGACTTTCAAAAATGGTCTCAGTATAAATGTGGCTATTAG
- the LOC100809837 gene encoding uncharacterized protein isoform X2, which produces MGLYGIWPAGPNSQPLSLGLDRDRATSRQLVTHSCGRIDRYNTKLLFLLFLVFSVGSNVAINQSAIFTNCFQISVWCLMDPFDDILPTAPAARTRLGAKFIPKAKSKQFPRKGIPASEHSTSSKDGILGNECQNAVASALSMPAEEPKGSVHHTQVEIPNSEDSTNRKQVSVKGDSAALVDDSTITATEVDADQKSMNFLKPICEVTEGDPVYFEGASVTSFVPETNLNNGTTQPVHPANAVENEFNVAAPSATCSAIDRMKEQPKIGEGSFLDSNKLIDNSIQVGTDLGFQGSSDDKIAIIQSNFDSKSNFGKKQEGVSAEFELDPFSNILPYPGAGNVHKFKPKIKPRPRVSNVPAIASDSSNVMMEKSVELPTSCTNDFQFFQSCGDGSGGLNQSASLPLPTSEILRTTELPDKFDDTSSSILSEDNKSLAAAIPSQLDSLNAMLSEDAVHNGTTDWPSSFGKSSREAADIFSGLESLDDFLTQAATGTGKPALHSFNGKGGEENFVTPASSSINSFGECDTTQVQRCPEYHTPQDSLTFNEAAVFNEDDIHTSNRRLETEEIVDLNPACPGDDVIDYQSMKSGEDPTLGIPVHEELTNAADSPTLVDFLHADVTREKEDSNKRKKDGSTSCSLRKNRRCIAGEEDKGAKTSRQLRKQAARKPVNSSLNEDVEDNNDLDPSYNSNGDELQENDDEYEVDYPSRKRRVSNSSQKKPVAKSGKTSQKPKKANDDLEKTEEPPKKFSHSTRRRKRCVDKALLEIPEDELDRLNIPIKDIILLEEHRERLAKKEAMTSNTSSTNQSGGDSLHEAGSYNEGAYDDGAYDDGAYNDEEFLGSEDGRDPYDNQANEGITSTSVLLNYQSFREKKTPRGKWSKQETELFYEAVREMGTDFSVIQKTFFPDKTRHQIKLKYKKEERQQPLQLTDAVNNSAKDHPHSKLFIELLKLASTKAEEYPGRDASDLVMAEEVVDLTAGTHVCTFGLFSLSFDISLFLVQIIYDFSGLFIREIFLIA; this is translated from the exons ATGGGCCTATATGGGATCTGGCCTGCTGGGCCCAATTCCCAGCCGTTAAGTCTCGGACTCGATCGTGATCGTGCCACGAGCAGACAGTTAGTAACGCACTCATGCGGACGCATAGATAGATATAACACCAAAttactctttcttctttttcttgtcttctCTGTTGGGAGCAACGTTGCAATTAATCAAAGTGCAATATTTACAAACTGTTTTCAAATTTCCGTATG GTGCCTCATGGATCCTTTTGATGATATTCTACCAACGGCTCCTGCTGCACGTA CTCGGCTGGGTGCCAAGTTTATTCCAAAGGCCAAATCGAAACAGTTTCCTCGAAAGGGAATACCAGCATCAGAACATTCCACCTCATCTAAAGATGGAATTTTGGGAAATGAATGTCAAAATGCAGTTGCTTCAGCTTTAAGTATGCCAGCGGAAGAACCTAAGGGGTCCGTTCATCATACACAGGTAGAAATTCCAAATTCAGAGGATTCCACAAATCGTAAACAAGTTAGTGTGAAAGGAGATAGTGCAGCCTTGGTAGATGATTCCACAATCACCGCAACTGAAGTTGATGCTGATCAGAAATCTATGAACTTTTTAAAACCAATATGTGAGGTTACTGAG ggAGATCCAGTATATTTTGAGGGGGCCTCAGTCACTAGCTTCGTTCCTGAGACTAACCTCAATAATG GCACAACACAACCAGTTCACCCTGCTAATGCTgtagaaaatgaatttaatgTGGCTGCTCCATCTGCAACATGCTCAGCCATAGATAGGATGAAAGAACAACCTAAAATTGGGGAAGGTTCATTTCTTGATAGCAACAAGCTTATTGACAATTCAATCCAAGTTGGCACGGATTTGGGCTTCCAAGGTTCTTCAGATGATAAGATTGCAATAATTCAGAGCAACTTTGATTCAAAGTCAAACTTTGGAAAAAAACAAGAG GGAGTATCTGCAGAATTTGAATTGGATCCTTTCAGCAACATACTCCCTTATCCTGGTGCTGGGAATG ttCATAAATTTAAACCCAAGATTAAGCCACGACCTAGAGTTAGCAATGTGCCAGCAATTGCTTCTGATTCATCTAATGTTATGATGGAAAAATCTGTTGAATTGCCTACATCTTGCACAAACgactttcaattttttcagtCTTGTGGTGATGGCAGTGGTGGACTAAACCAATCAGCCAGTTTACCTTTGCCAACATCAGAGATTCTTAGGACAACTGAATTACCTGATAAGTTTGATGATACTAGCTCAAGTATTCTCTCTGAAGACAATAAGAGCTTGGCAGCTGCAATTCCTTCCCAACTGGATTCCCTAAATGCCATGCTTTCAGAGGATGCAGTTCATAATGGAACTACAGATTGGCCTTCTAGCTTTGGTAAATCATCCAGAGAG GCTGCAGACATTTTTTCTGGGCTGGAATCCCTTGATGATTTTCTCACCCAGGCTGCCACTGGTACAG GAAAACCAGCCCTTCATTCTTTTAATGGGAAGGGTGGAGAGGAAAATTTTGTCACACCTGCTTCTAGTTCCATTAACTCTTTTGGGGAATGTGATACTACCCAAGTTCAAAGGTGTCCCGAGTATCATACTCCTCAAGATTCATTAACCTTCAATGAAGCTGCAGTCTTCAATGAGGATGATATTCACACTAGCAATAGGAGGTTGGAAACAGAG GAAATTGTGGACTTGAATCCTGCCTGCCCAGGTGATGATGTGATTGATTATCAATCCATGAAATCTGGCGAAGATCCAACTTTGGGAATTCCAGTGCATGAAGAGTTGACAAATGCTGCAGATAGTCCCACATTGGTTGATTTTTTGCATGCAGATGTTACAAGGGAAAAAGAA GATTCcaataagagaaaaaaggatGGCTCAACATCATGTTCTCTAAGGAAGAACAGAAGATGTATTGCTGGTGAGGAGGATAAAGGTGCTAAAACCTCAAGGCAGCTGAGAAAACAAGCAGCTCGTAAACCTGTAAACAGTTCACTCAATGAGGATGTTGAAGATAATAATGACCTTGACCCTTCTTATAATTCTAATGGAGATGAACTTCAAGAAAATGATGACGAGTATGAAGTTGATTATCCATCCAGGAAGAGAAGAGTATCAAATAGTTCACAGAAGAAACCTGTGGCTAAAAGTGGAAAAACATCTCAAAAGCCTAAGAAGGCTAATGATGATTTAGAAAAAACTGAGGAACCTCCCAAAAAGTTCTCTCATTCAACCCGACGAAGAAAAAGATGCG tgGACAAGGCTCTGCTGGAAATTCCTGAGGATGAACTTGATCGTCTAAATATACCTATTAAGGATATTATTTTACTTGAAGAACATAGGGAGCGGCTGGCG AAAAAAGAGGCGATGACTTCAAATACTTCTTCCACCAACCAAAG TGGTGGAGATTCTCTTCATGAGGCTGGTTCTTATAATGAAGGGGCTTATGATGATGGAGCTTATGATGATGGGGCTTATAATGATGAGGAGTTCTTAGGTTCAGAAGATGGTAGAGACCCATATGATAATCAGGCCAATGAAGGGATAACATCAACTTCCGTTTTACTCAATTACCAGTCTTTCAGGGAAAAGAAGACACCTAGGGGAAAATGGTCAAAACAAGAAACTGAACTGTTTTATGAG GCTGTTAGGGAGATGGGAACAGATTTTTCTGTGATACAAAAGACTTTTTTCCCTGATAAAACACGGCATCAAATTAAGTTGAAGTACAAGAAGGAAGAGCGGCAGCAGCCTTTACAGCTAACCGATGCTGTAAATAACAGTGCAAAAG ATCACCCTCATTCTAAGTTGTTTATTGAACTACTAAAACTAGCTTCCACCAAGGCAGAAGAATACCCCGGTAGAGATGCCTCAGATTTGGTGATGGCGGAGGAGGTTGTGGACCTAACCGCTGGAACTCATGTATGCACTTTTGGCCTGTTCAGTTTATCTTTTGATATCTCCCTTTTTTTGGTGCagataatttatgatttcagTGGCTTATTTATCAGAGAAATATtcttaattgcatga
- the LOC100809837 gene encoding uncharacterized protein isoform X3, with product MDPFDDILPTAPAARTRLGAKFIPKAKSKQFPRKGIPASEHSTSSKDGILGNECQNAVASALSMPAEEPKGSVHHTQVEIPNSEDSTNRKQVSVKGDSAALVDDSTITATEVDADQKSMNFLKPICEVTEGDPVYFEGASVTSFVPETNLNNGTTQPVHPANAVENEFNVAAPSATCSAIDRMKEQPKIGEGSFLDSNKLIDNSIQVGTDLGFQGSSDDKIAIIQSNFDSKSNFGKKQEGVSAEFELDPFSNILPYPGAGNVHKFKPKIKPRPRVSNVPAIASDSSNVMMEKSVELPTSCTNDFQFFQSCGDGSGGLNQSASLPLPTSEILRTTELPDKFDDTSSSILSEDNKSLAAAIPSQLDSLNAMLSEDAVHNGTTDWPSSFGKSSREAADIFSGLESLDDFLTQAATGTGKPALHSFNGKGGEENFVTPASSSINSFGECDTTQVQRCPEYHTPQDSLTFNEAAVFNEDDIHTSNRRLETEEIVDLNPACPGDDVIDYQSMKSGEDPTLGIPVHEELTNAADSPTLVDFLHADVTREKEDSNKRKKDGSTSCSLRKNRRCIAGEEDKGAKTSRQLRKQAARKPVNSSLNEDVEDNNDLDPSYNSNGDELQENDDEYEVDYPSRKRRVSNSSQKKPVAKSGKTSQKPKKANDDLEKTEEPPKKFSHSTRRRKRCVDKALLEIPEDELDRLNIPIKDIILLEEHRERLAKKEAMTSNTSSTNQSGGDSLHEAGSYNEGAYDDGAYDDGAYNDEEFLGSEDGRDPYDNQANEGITSTSVLLNYQSFREKKTPRGKWSKQETELFYEAVREMGTDFSVIQKTFFPDKTRHQIKLKYKKEERQQPLQLTDAVNNSAKDHPHSKLFIELLKLASTKAEEYPGRDASDLVMAEEVVDLTAGTHEEVPKAATKKEDADVKAQEDSVAVPSPEQSDDSDDDFQKWSQYKCGY from the exons ATGGATCCTTTTGATGATATTCTACCAACGGCTCCTGCTGCACGTA CTCGGCTGGGTGCCAAGTTTATTCCAAAGGCCAAATCGAAACAGTTTCCTCGAAAGGGAATACCAGCATCAGAACATTCCACCTCATCTAAAGATGGAATTTTGGGAAATGAATGTCAAAATGCAGTTGCTTCAGCTTTAAGTATGCCAGCGGAAGAACCTAAGGGGTCCGTTCATCATACACAGGTAGAAATTCCAAATTCAGAGGATTCCACAAATCGTAAACAAGTTAGTGTGAAAGGAGATAGTGCAGCCTTGGTAGATGATTCCACAATCACCGCAACTGAAGTTGATGCTGATCAGAAATCTATGAACTTTTTAAAACCAATATGTGAGGTTACTGAG ggAGATCCAGTATATTTTGAGGGGGCCTCAGTCACTAGCTTCGTTCCTGAGACTAACCTCAATAATG GCACAACACAACCAGTTCACCCTGCTAATGCTgtagaaaatgaatttaatgTGGCTGCTCCATCTGCAACATGCTCAGCCATAGATAGGATGAAAGAACAACCTAAAATTGGGGAAGGTTCATTTCTTGATAGCAACAAGCTTATTGACAATTCAATCCAAGTTGGCACGGATTTGGGCTTCCAAGGTTCTTCAGATGATAAGATTGCAATAATTCAGAGCAACTTTGATTCAAAGTCAAACTTTGGAAAAAAACAAGAG GGAGTATCTGCAGAATTTGAATTGGATCCTTTCAGCAACATACTCCCTTATCCTGGTGCTGGGAATG ttCATAAATTTAAACCCAAGATTAAGCCACGACCTAGAGTTAGCAATGTGCCAGCAATTGCTTCTGATTCATCTAATGTTATGATGGAAAAATCTGTTGAATTGCCTACATCTTGCACAAACgactttcaattttttcagtCTTGTGGTGATGGCAGTGGTGGACTAAACCAATCAGCCAGTTTACCTTTGCCAACATCAGAGATTCTTAGGACAACTGAATTACCTGATAAGTTTGATGATACTAGCTCAAGTATTCTCTCTGAAGACAATAAGAGCTTGGCAGCTGCAATTCCTTCCCAACTGGATTCCCTAAATGCCATGCTTTCAGAGGATGCAGTTCATAATGGAACTACAGATTGGCCTTCTAGCTTTGGTAAATCATCCAGAGAG GCTGCAGACATTTTTTCTGGGCTGGAATCCCTTGATGATTTTCTCACCCAGGCTGCCACTGGTACAG GAAAACCAGCCCTTCATTCTTTTAATGGGAAGGGTGGAGAGGAAAATTTTGTCACACCTGCTTCTAGTTCCATTAACTCTTTTGGGGAATGTGATACTACCCAAGTTCAAAGGTGTCCCGAGTATCATACTCCTCAAGATTCATTAACCTTCAATGAAGCTGCAGTCTTCAATGAGGATGATATTCACACTAGCAATAGGAGGTTGGAAACAGAG GAAATTGTGGACTTGAATCCTGCCTGCCCAGGTGATGATGTGATTGATTATCAATCCATGAAATCTGGCGAAGATCCAACTTTGGGAATTCCAGTGCATGAAGAGTTGACAAATGCTGCAGATAGTCCCACATTGGTTGATTTTTTGCATGCAGATGTTACAAGGGAAAAAGAA GATTCcaataagagaaaaaaggatGGCTCAACATCATGTTCTCTAAGGAAGAACAGAAGATGTATTGCTGGTGAGGAGGATAAAGGTGCTAAAACCTCAAGGCAGCTGAGAAAACAAGCAGCTCGTAAACCTGTAAACAGTTCACTCAATGAGGATGTTGAAGATAATAATGACCTTGACCCTTCTTATAATTCTAATGGAGATGAACTTCAAGAAAATGATGACGAGTATGAAGTTGATTATCCATCCAGGAAGAGAAGAGTATCAAATAGTTCACAGAAGAAACCTGTGGCTAAAAGTGGAAAAACATCTCAAAAGCCTAAGAAGGCTAATGATGATTTAGAAAAAACTGAGGAACCTCCCAAAAAGTTCTCTCATTCAACCCGACGAAGAAAAAGATGCG tgGACAAGGCTCTGCTGGAAATTCCTGAGGATGAACTTGATCGTCTAAATATACCTATTAAGGATATTATTTTACTTGAAGAACATAGGGAGCGGCTGGCG AAAAAAGAGGCGATGACTTCAAATACTTCTTCCACCAACCAAAG TGGTGGAGATTCTCTTCATGAGGCTGGTTCTTATAATGAAGGGGCTTATGATGATGGAGCTTATGATGATGGGGCTTATAATGATGAGGAGTTCTTAGGTTCAGAAGATGGTAGAGACCCATATGATAATCAGGCCAATGAAGGGATAACATCAACTTCCGTTTTACTCAATTACCAGTCTTTCAGGGAAAAGAAGACACCTAGGGGAAAATGGTCAAAACAAGAAACTGAACTGTTTTATGAG GCTGTTAGGGAGATGGGAACAGATTTTTCTGTGATACAAAAGACTTTTTTCCCTGATAAAACACGGCATCAAATTAAGTTGAAGTACAAGAAGGAAGAGCGGCAGCAGCCTTTACAGCTAACCGATGCTGTAAATAACAGTGCAAAAG ATCACCCTCATTCTAAGTTGTTTATTGAACTACTAAAACTAGCTTCCACCAAGGCAGAAGAATACCCCGGTAGAGATGCCTCAGATTTGGTGATGGCGGAGGAGGTTGTGGACCTAACCGCTGGAACTCAT GAAGAGGTTCCGAAGGCTGCAACAAAAAAGGAGGATGCCGATGTTAAAGCACAGGAAGATTCTGTGGCAGTTCCTAGTCCAGAGCAATCTGATGACAGTGACGATGACTTTCAAAAATGGTCTCAGTATAAATGTGGCTATTAG